In one window of Acidobacteriota bacterium DNA:
- a CDS encoding CPBP family intramembrane metalloprotease: MPVKLGPRERTIILVAIVVSAVSLEIGIRYFSRAFPEASLTLRVNRGDSLPIAETFLSSRGLSTSGYRHVAIFTYDDDSKTYLERTQGLATMNQLTRGPIHLWRWSHRWFKPQQKEEFRVDVGTQGQVVGFDHEIPDAAHGASLTSQQARDIAQQFLQQTMHRDVSGLEFLDTQSEKRPARVDYSFTWKQKGIDLGDGSYRIEVDVDGDQVAGYSEYVKIPDQYLRDYQSLRSRNTSAQLVDEVFWFLLSLAMLVVLVRRLRDRDVPLKLAAGFGVVGTVLYFLEQLNSFSLSQFGYSTTDSYSSFMAGYFRDAVLSALGVGALIFLVVACAEPVYRERLGGLASMRRTLSWRGLRSRSFFIANVVGIAMTFFFFAYQTIFYLAADKLGAWAPADIPFSNLLNTRIPWVGVLLMGFLPAVSEELQFRAFGVPFLGKIFRSRAAGVVLAAFIWGFLHSAYPNQPFFIRGLEVGVAGIIVGVLMLRFGIIATLIWHYSVDALYTAFLLLRSSNDYLRISGGVTAGIMLIPLVVALVAYLRSGTFSDESQLTNESVGIRRAPKEEAVTEAGTSVSYQPLTRPRILAAGLLFVILVAAAFIPTYRFGRDIEMHTARSAAARSAAAYLARQGVKVDEYHHATWLVENVDPLTLRYFLERLSIKESERLYRRSTRLALWETRFFKPMQKKEYRVFVDPIDNRVYGDRRILDENAPGATLTPDAARSLAEDFLQQRGYTLSNFDLQNSESRKRKAREDYTLTWQVKPDDPLNVGEAHFRIAVDIAGDQVVGTSRYFKLPEEWTRQREASRLGNSILLGFQSILGIAVFALMIMLFVKQVRAGKIPWRRSLWVGVAIAGSMVVGELNTIPLMYQRYITSISLSNFWITIAVGLAVTPLLMGVLCWLAVALASSLYPDSWAIFRRAARRVWRRDALIALALSIAAAVGISQLNTLISDRFHTFAPVSFGIFSGRMDVSLPAISVILHAFIYAVLVAALAGILIYLARLGWSRRDWWIWPLALLVLVSLGPTGAHSVREYAAGWVMASIPLFAAIVIVGCFFRANILAYVAAIFCLQIAAPLVELLSQPSAFFRWNGIVLVALSLLVLLWIFAVGSRPARSEGNTGC, translated from the coding sequence ATGCCCGTCAAACTTGGGCCTCGCGAACGAACCATCATCCTGGTTGCCATCGTAGTTTCGGCAGTGTCACTTGAGATCGGCATCAGGTACTTTTCCCGGGCTTTCCCTGAAGCTTCGCTAACCCTCCGGGTAAACCGCGGGGACTCGCTCCCGATTGCAGAAACATTTCTTTCCTCTCGCGGACTCAGCACCAGCGGGTACCGGCACGTCGCCATATTTACCTACGATGACGATTCCAAGACATACCTCGAGCGTACGCAGGGGCTGGCTACGATGAACCAGTTGACCCGCGGACCGATCCATTTGTGGCGCTGGTCGCATCGCTGGTTTAAGCCGCAACAGAAGGAAGAGTTCCGCGTGGATGTTGGCACGCAAGGCCAGGTGGTGGGATTCGACCATGAGATTCCCGATGCTGCGCATGGAGCTTCGTTGACTTCCCAGCAGGCGCGGGACATAGCGCAACAATTCCTTCAGCAAACCATGCACCGCGACGTCTCAGGCCTTGAATTTCTGGACACCCAATCGGAAAAGCGGCCGGCGCGGGTGGATTACAGCTTCACGTGGAAGCAAAAGGGCATAGACCTGGGAGACGGCAGCTATCGCATTGAAGTGGACGTCGATGGCGATCAGGTTGCGGGATACAGCGAGTATGTCAAGATTCCCGACCAGTATCTGCGGGATTATCAGAGCCTTCGCTCCCGCAATACTTCTGCACAATTAGTGGACGAGGTTTTCTGGTTTTTGCTCAGCCTGGCCATGCTCGTGGTCCTCGTCCGGCGTTTGCGCGACCGGGACGTGCCGCTTAAGCTGGCGGCGGGTTTCGGGGTGGTTGGAACAGTCCTGTATTTTCTGGAGCAATTGAATTCTTTCTCTCTCAGCCAGTTTGGTTATTCCACAACCGATTCCTACTCAAGCTTTATGGCGGGATATTTCCGCGATGCTGTTTTAAGCGCCCTTGGCGTCGGAGCGCTCATCTTTCTCGTTGTTGCCTGCGCGGAGCCAGTTTACCGTGAAAGGCTCGGCGGTTTGGCATCGATGCGCCGCACACTGAGCTGGCGCGGCCTGCGATCACGTTCGTTCTTCATCGCCAACGTCGTCGGCATTGCCATGACATTTTTCTTTTTTGCATACCAGACGATCTTCTATCTGGCTGCAGACAAGCTTGGAGCGTGGGCGCCTGCCGATATTCCTTTCTCAAACCTGTTGAATACGCGCATCCCCTGGGTTGGCGTGTTGCTGATGGGGTTTCTCCCGGCCGTGTCAGAAGAATTGCAATTCAGAGCGTTTGGAGTGCCATTCCTGGGGAAAATCTTTCGCTCACGCGCGGCGGGAGTGGTTCTGGCTGCGTTTATCTGGGGATTTTTGCACTCCGCCTACCCGAACCAGCCTTTTTTCATCCGGGGACTCGAGGTGGGCGTTGCGGGGATTATCGTCGGCGTCCTTATGTTGCGCTTCGGCATTATTGCGACGCTGATCTGGCATTACTCAGTGGATGCTCTCTACACGGCCTTTCTTCTGCTGCGTTCTTCAAATGATTACCTGCGAATTTCAGGCGGGGTTACGGCGGGCATCATGTTGATTCCGCTGGTTGTCGCTCTGGTTGCCTACCTGCGCAGCGGAACATTCTCTGACGAATCTCAACTTACCAACGAGAGTGTGGGGATCAGGCGTGCGCCAAAGGAAGAAGCTGTCACGGAGGCTGGAACGTCCGTAAGTTATCAACCCCTCACAAGACCACGCATTCTCGCCGCAGGACTGCTGTTTGTAATTCTTGTGGCGGCGGCCTTTATCCCCACGTATCGCTTTGGCCGCGATATCGAGATGCATACTGCGCGCTCTGCTGCCGCGCGGTCAGCCGCAGCTTATCTTGCGAGACAAGGCGTGAAAGTGGATGAATATCACCACGCAACCTGGCTCGTCGAGAACGTCGATCCGCTCACCTTGAGATATTTTCTGGAGCGCCTCTCCATCAAGGAATCCGAGCGGCTTTATCGGCGCTCAACTCGCCTGGCGCTCTGGGAGACCCGCTTCTTCAAACCGATGCAGAAGAAGGAATATCGCGTCTTTGTGGATCCAATCGACAATCGGGTGTACGGCGACCGGCGCATCCTGGACGAGAACGCGCCAGGAGCAACCCTTACTCCAGACGCAGCCCGTTCACTGGCCGAAGACTTCCTGCAGCAGAGGGGGTACACACTTTCAAACTTTGATCTGCAGAATTCTGAATCGAGAAAGCGCAAGGCGCGGGAAGATTACACTCTTACATGGCAGGTAAAGCCCGACGATCCGCTCAATGTTGGGGAGGCGCACTTCCGGATAGCAGTCGATATAGCCGGGGACCAGGTGGTTGGTACTTCGCGATACTTCAAGCTCCCGGAAGAATGGACGCGCCAGCGCGAGGCTTCAAGGCTTGGTAATTCCATCTTGCTTGGTTTTCAGAGCATCCTGGGAATTGCAGTGTTTGCGCTGATGATTATGCTCTTTGTCAAACAGGTACGGGCAGGAAAAATTCCCTGGCGGCGCTCATTGTGGGTTGGAGTAGCGATAGCAGGCTCGATGGTTGTGGGAGAGTTGAACACGATTCCGCTGATGTATCAGCGTTACATAACGTCTATTTCGCTGAGTAATTTCTGGATCACTATTGCTGTCGGGCTGGCGGTGACGCCCTTGTTGATGGGAGTCTTATGCTGGCTTGCCGTCGCGCTGGCAAGCAGCTTGTATCCGGATTCCTGGGCGATATTCCGGCGTGCGGCGCGGCGAGTGTGGCGGCGCGACGCGTTGATCGCCCTTGCGCTCAGTATTGCTGCCGCGGTGGGAATTTCACAACTGAACACGCTGATCTCCGACCGCTTTCATACCTTTGCACCAGTATCCTTCGGCATCTTTTCCGGGCGGATGGATGTCTCGTTGCCAGCCATCTCCGTGATCTTGCACGCGTTCATTTACGCGGTCCTGGTTGCGGCCCTGGCAGGAATCCTGATTTACCTGGCGCGTCTAGGATGGTCGCGCCGTGACTGGTGGATTTGGCCGCTAGCGTTGCTGGTCCTTGTCAGCCTGGGGCCGACGGGCGCGCATTCTGTGCGGGAGTATGCGGCCGGATGGGTGATGGCTTCCATCCCTCTTTTTGCAGCCATCGTGATCGTGGGCTGTTTCTTCCGGGCGAACATCCTGGCTTACGTCGCAGCAATCTTCTGCCTGCAAATTGCCGCGCCGCTGGTGGAATTGTTGTCTCAGCCTTCGGCGTTTTTCCGATGGAATGGAATCGTGCTTGTGGCGCTGAGTCTGCTCGTCCTGCTATGGATCTTCGCCGTCGGAAGCCGGCCTGCGCGGTCAGAAGGCAATACCGGCTGCTGA
- a CDS encoding GNAT family N-acetyltransferase: MRIRDFQPSDLPILSKIDQACFPPGISYSREELAGYIAFRSARTWVAEEQGSIVGFLVVNREPAGVGHIITIDVVEGARRQGTGRRLMKVAEGWARKARLQVIYLETAEDNLTAQCFYLGLGYRTLNKIERYYSNGQTAWVMVKHLDE; encoded by the coding sequence ATGCGGATTCGCGACTTTCAGCCTTCGGATTTGCCAATCCTTTCCAAAATTGATCAAGCGTGTTTCCCTCCTGGCATTTCCTACTCACGCGAGGAACTGGCCGGGTACATCGCCTTCCGGTCGGCGAGAACATGGGTTGCAGAAGAGCAAGGTTCGATTGTCGGTTTCCTTGTGGTAAACCGCGAACCAGCCGGCGTTGGGCATATCATCACAATCGATGTTGTGGAGGGTGCGAGGCGCCAGGGTACAGGAAGACGTTTGATGAAGGTGGCCGAAGGATGGGCCCGCAAGGCCAGGTTACAAGTCATCTACCTTGAGACGGCGGAAGATAACTTGACGGCGCAGTGCTTTTATTTGGGGCTGGGCTACCGAACGCTGAACAAAATTGAGCGATATTACAGCAATGGTCAGACAGCGTGGGTGATGGTCAAGCACCTCGATGAGTAG
- a CDS encoding aminotransferase class V-fold PLP-dependent enzyme produces MPDYRSHFADFGETTYLNCAYQGVLPLAAAARVHEAIDQKCHPERMDPAEYFDLPRRVRNHLAAIVGGDEREIALTSGATQGIGVLAGGLQLAPGDEVVVAGDNFPANLFTWLHMRRRGVHVRVLRNDDGPLRADDVAAAFTDKTRILALDWVNYSTGRRIDLAVMGELARKRGALFVVDGTQAVGALDLNVHSLPVDVLAVAAYKWLLGPYGTGFVYIREDVLDRLELNVVNWMSVDGAEDFDALPVDNYKLAEAARIFDVPETANFLNLSAMEASLEFIRGVGVGSVTAHCTQLLDRAAEGLQARGHFLTNDNRLHLPSPLLCFRCGTDEATNKLYSELKADHVEVSLRHHRIRVSPYLYNDKEDIDRLLQIAG; encoded by the coding sequence ATGCCCGATTATCGATCGCACTTCGCCGACTTTGGCGAGACAACTTATCTCAACTGTGCTTATCAGGGAGTGCTTCCACTCGCGGCGGCAGCGCGCGTGCATGAAGCAATCGACCAGAAATGCCATCCGGAACGGATGGATCCGGCCGAATACTTCGATCTTCCGCGACGCGTACGGAATCACCTTGCGGCGATTGTTGGCGGCGACGAAAGGGAAATCGCGCTGACGAGCGGAGCAACGCAGGGCATCGGTGTGCTAGCCGGGGGCCTGCAACTTGCGCCTGGGGATGAAGTGGTTGTCGCCGGCGACAACTTTCCAGCCAATCTATTCACCTGGCTTCATATGCGCCGGCGTGGTGTTCACGTCCGCGTTCTAAGGAACGATGATGGACCCCTCCGCGCGGACGATGTGGCGGCCGCCTTTACGGACAAGACCAGGATCCTGGCGCTCGATTGGGTGAATTATTCAACAGGAAGACGAATTGATCTTGCCGTGATGGGAGAACTGGCCCGTAAGCGTGGAGCCTTGTTTGTCGTCGATGGCACGCAAGCAGTTGGGGCGCTGGATTTGAATGTCCATTCGCTTCCAGTTGACGTCCTTGCCGTGGCGGCCTACAAGTGGCTTCTAGGGCCGTATGGCACTGGATTCGTGTATATCCGGGAGGATGTGCTGGACCGTCTGGAATTGAATGTCGTCAACTGGATGTCTGTGGACGGTGCGGAGGATTTTGACGCTTTACCAGTGGACAACTATAAGCTGGCCGAGGCTGCCAGAATTTTTGATGTTCCGGAGACGGCCAATTTCCTGAACCTCTCGGCCATGGAAGCTTCTCTTGAATTTATCCGCGGTGTGGGTGTAGGGTCTGTGACGGCGCATTGTACGCAACTGCTTGACCGGGCAGCGGAAGGCTTGCAGGCTCGCGGGCACTTTCTGACCAATGATAACCGCTTACACCTTCCATCGCCCCTTCTGTGCTTCCGATGTGGCACGGACGAAGCGACCAACAAATTATACAGTGAGCTGAAAGCGGATCATGTTGAAGTAAGCCTGCGCCACCACCGGATCCGGGTTTCGCCTTATCTTTACAACGATAAAGAGGACATTGACCGCCTCCTGCAAATAGCCGGGTAA